In a genomic window of Saccharothrix sp. HUAS TT1:
- a CDS encoding acyl-CoA dehydrogenase family protein: MTNATTERQRELVGLAGELADVFASRADRYDRDNAFPHDNYEDLRAAGFLRLSVPVELGGSGAELGDLLPVVERLAMGDGPTALAVSMHLTPVAQWAAVWRRTGSERLERVLREVVEGKVVWASVTSELGMANDLTDARTRAVRVPGGYLLTGRKSFGTNTSVATHFSTTARYEHAEDGPRLLFCHLRMDQAGVRVHDTWDTMGMRGTRSDDVELADVVVPDEAVVHSVPVGHLDARLLRTVWSAALPSFAAVYTGIAAGALEWTTRQLVSRGKQDDPVLQDIVGECQMLLESSRALVHRHVDEVRTGRLFEHDVQQGVARCATVKYVATNNAAQVVRRLVDVLGGASYTRALPFERMWRDVQAGTFMPVANLAARKLVGATALGVRTAPSTGADGNDPVSRATAHATA, encoded by the coding sequence ATGACCAACGCAACCACCGAACGGCAGCGGGAACTGGTCGGCCTGGCCGGTGAGCTGGCCGACGTGTTCGCGTCGCGCGCCGACCGGTACGACCGGGACAACGCGTTCCCGCACGACAACTACGAGGACCTGAGGGCGGCGGGCTTCCTCCGGCTGTCCGTCCCGGTCGAGCTCGGCGGCTCCGGCGCGGAGCTGGGCGACCTGCTCCCGGTGGTGGAGCGGCTGGCCATGGGCGACGGGCCGACCGCGCTGGCGGTGTCGATGCACCTGACGCCGGTCGCGCAGTGGGCGGCGGTGTGGCGGCGCACCGGTTCCGAGCGGCTGGAGCGGGTGCTGCGCGAGGTCGTCGAGGGCAAGGTGGTCTGGGCGTCGGTGACCAGCGAGCTGGGCATGGCCAACGACCTGACCGACGCGCGCACCCGGGCGGTGCGGGTGCCGGGCGGCTACCTGCTCACCGGCCGCAAGAGCTTCGGCACCAACACGTCCGTCGCCACCCACTTCTCCACCACGGCGCGCTACGAGCACGCCGAGGACGGCCCGCGGCTGCTGTTCTGCCACTTGCGGATGGACCAGGCGGGCGTGCGGGTGCACGACACCTGGGACACGATGGGCATGCGCGGCACCCGCAGCGACGACGTCGAGCTGGCCGACGTGGTCGTGCCCGACGAGGCGGTGGTGCACTCGGTGCCCGTCGGGCACCTGGACGCGCGCCTGCTGCGGACGGTGTGGTCGGCCGCGCTGCCCTCGTTCGCCGCCGTCTACACCGGGATCGCGGCCGGCGCGCTGGAGTGGACGACGCGGCAGCTCGTGTCGCGCGGGAAGCAGGACGACCCGGTGCTCCAGGACATCGTCGGCGAGTGCCAGATGCTGCTGGAGAGCTCCCGCGCGCTGGTCCACCGGCACGTGGACGAGGTGCGCACCGGCAGGCTGTTCGAGCACGACGTCCAGCAGGGCGTCGCCCGGTGCGCCACGGTCAAGTACGTGGCCACCAACAACGCCGCGCAGGTCGTGCGGCGGCTGGTGGACGTGCTCGGCGGCGCCTCGTACACGCGCGCGCTGCCGTTCGAGCGGATGTGGCGTGACGTGCAGGCGGGCACGTTCATGCCGGTGGCGAACCTGGCCGCGCGCAAGCTGGTCGGCGCGACCGCGCTCGGCGTCCGGACCGCGCCGTCGACCGGGGCCGACGGGAACGACCCGGTGAGCCGAGCGACCGCGCACGCGACCGCATGA
- a CDS encoding FAD-dependent monooxygenase: MRVACVGGGPGGLFLAALLRRDLPAADVVVFERNRADSTFGFGVVFSDAAAGAITAADPELSARLAAASRHWDDIEVRVSGARERIGGMGMSAIVRTTLLDLLRDRAEEAGARLCFETEVRDARQLADFDLVVVCDGANSRFRRAFAADFGPSAHVAGTKFIWFGAARPFDCLTFVHEGAFAAHAYPISDEMSTFIVETDPATWAAAGLDGFDPATPPGPSDETAKAFLEDLFGCPLVGNNSRWGNFTTLRTRTWRRGNWVLLGDAAHTAHFSVGSGTRMAMEDAVALAAELVGSPHDLPAALLAYERRRRPEVEKVQRSARPSLSWWERFGTYADAFEPTQFGFHFLSRSITRERLRSRDGGYVDRVDRWWRDRHGAPPARTPLRCGGLVFPGRHVEVSGDALVLPDGTAVALAPFDGRAPGRGVWIDAPAVEADLPVAAGQVRAAAGEGVPLVGVRGGTPLTRVLVAEEARLAHSLPVVVAGEYDEDAATTLLLSGRADLVGVPPRTGGPDRA, from the coding sequence ATGAGGGTCGCGTGCGTCGGCGGGGGACCGGGCGGACTGTTCCTCGCCGCCCTGCTCCGCCGGGACCTGCCCGCCGCCGACGTGGTGGTCTTCGAGCGCAACCGGGCGGACAGCACGTTCGGCTTCGGCGTCGTGTTCTCGGACGCCGCCGCGGGCGCGATCACGGCCGCCGACCCGGAGCTGAGCGCGCGGTTGGCGGCGGCGTCGCGGCACTGGGACGACATCGAGGTCCGGGTGTCCGGCGCGCGCGAGCGGATCGGCGGCATGGGCATGTCGGCGATCGTCCGCACGACGTTGCTGGACCTGCTGCGCGACCGCGCCGAGGAGGCGGGCGCGCGGCTGTGCTTCGAGACCGAGGTGCGCGACGCGCGGCAGCTGGCGGACTTCGACCTCGTCGTCGTGTGCGACGGGGCCAACAGCCGGTTCCGCCGGGCGTTCGCCGCCGACTTCGGCCCGTCGGCGCACGTGGCCGGCACGAAGTTCATCTGGTTCGGCGCCGCGCGGCCGTTCGACTGCCTGACGTTCGTGCACGAGGGCGCGTTCGCGGCCCACGCCTACCCCATCTCGGACGAGATGAGCACGTTCATCGTCGAGACCGACCCGGCCACCTGGGCGGCCGCGGGGCTCGACGGGTTCGACCCGGCCACCCCGCCGGGACCGAGCGACGAGACGGCGAAGGCGTTCCTGGAGGACCTGTTCGGGTGCCCGCTGGTCGGGAACAACTCGCGCTGGGGCAACTTCACCACCCTCCGGACCCGGACGTGGCGGCGCGGCAACTGGGTGCTGCTCGGCGACGCCGCGCACACCGCGCACTTCTCCGTCGGGTCCGGCACCAGGATGGCGATGGAGGACGCGGTCGCGCTCGCGGCCGAACTGGTCGGGTCGCCGCACGACCTCCCGGCCGCCCTGTTGGCCTACGAACGGCGGCGGCGCCCGGAGGTGGAGAAGGTCCAGCGGTCCGCCCGGCCGAGCCTGTCGTGGTGGGAGCGCTTCGGCACGTACGCCGACGCGTTCGAGCCGACGCAGTTCGGCTTCCACTTCCTGTCCCGCAGCATCACCCGCGAGCGCCTGCGGTCCCGGGACGGCGGCTACGTCGACCGGGTCGACCGGTGGTGGCGGGACCGGCACGGCGCGCCGCCCGCGCGGACGCCGCTGCGGTGCGGCGGGCTGGTGTTCCCCGGTCGGCACGTGGAGGTCTCCGGTGACGCGCTGGTGCTGCCGGACGGCACGGCGGTCGCGCTCGCGCCGTTCGACGGGCGGGCGCCGGGCCGGGGCGTGTGGATCGACGCGCCGGCCGTCGAGGCGGACCTGCCGGTCGCGGCCGGGCAGGTCCGCGCGGCGGCGGGGGAGGGCGTGCCGCTGGTCGGCGTGCGCGGCGGCACGCCGTTGACCCGCGTGCTGGTCGCCGAGGAGGCCCGGCTGGCGCACTCGCTGCCGGTGGTGGTCGCCGGCGAGTACGACGAGGACGCCGCCACGACTCTGCTGCTCTCCGGCCGCGCCGACCTGGTCGGCGTGCCACCGAGGACGGGAGGTCCCGATCGTGCGTGA